Proteins co-encoded in one Corylus avellana chromosome ca9, CavTom2PMs-1.0 genomic window:
- the LOC132162619 gene encoding large ribosomal subunit protein eL33w, with product MVKGRQGERVRLYVRGTILGYKRSKSNQYPNTSLIQIEGVNTKEEVSWYAGKRMAYIYKAKVKNNGTHYRCIWGKVIRPHGNSGIVRAKFKSNLPPKSMGARVRVFMYPSNI from the exons ATGGTGAAGGGTCGCCAGGGAGAGCGCGTCAG ACTGTATGTACGAGGAACTATTCTCGGATACAAGAG GTCGAAGTCCAACCAGTATCCAAACACCTCGCTTATCCAGATCGAGGGTGTGAACACCAAGGAGGAGGTGTCATGGTACGCAGGCAAGCGCATGGCGTACATCTACAAGGCGAAGGTAAAGAACAACGGCACCCACTACCGGTGCATTTGGGGCAAGGTCATCAGGCCACATGGTAACAGTGGCATCGTGCGCGCCAAGTTTAAGTCTAACCTCCCTCCCAAATCCATG GGAGCTAGAGTTAGAGTTTTCATGTACCCCAGCAATATTTGA